TAGTTCTATGAGTGGGGTTACAATTGTGAAGGTACCATTTTTTAATTTGCTATTGTTAACCCTCACCATTTTCGTTTGCAACAGCTTTGATGAGCTCCTGGGGTTGTTGGGCACCCATTTACAACGTCAGGACACATTCATGCGGGACAGTATTCCACCAGCGGAAAGACTGATCATAACTTTGCGGTAATTAGACTGTAATTGTGGCCTAATAAAGCATTTGCATTGTGTGTTGACTGTATATTAGTGTGGGCTTAGTTATTTTTTACTTGTGGTTGTGATGTTTCAAGTGTTTTTGAGGGGGGGATTGTATGTGTATGCTTTTTACATTTTGCATATAGATACCATACATAGTTTCCCCACATTTTTCCTTAGCAAACAATCTGTTCTAAATAAGAGTTCAAAAATGTTTGcaaaagtttttatattttagaaaagTAATCACATCTTACAGTTCCTCAAACAATTTGCAAACTGGGTTTAACACAATCAACAGAACTTTtgtaaattttaaataaaaattaatcggTAATGTACCGATCTTAACAATGAAGGAACAACACCCCTGATGCACCAAATTAAGTATGCCACTTCTCACAGGTTTTGGTATTGTGGCTCGTTATCCCGCATGGGCTCTCTCATTCCGCCTGATTGCTGGCCAGGTTGCATttgagtggtggtggaggtgttggTGCCCATGCTAGTGGAGGCATAGCTGTATGATGATTGTGGTTGTGTGTGCCACGTGTCGTGAGGGTGTGGTATGTTAGTTTGTGGGTATGTTTGTGATGTGTATGTGTGAGTGGgtggtggatattgtggtggatgttgtggtggatattgtggtggatattgtggtggatgtggtggtggatgttgtggtggatattgtggtggatgtggtggtggatgttgtggtgcattgttgggctgtgtgatgtcatcatgtggaATGAAGCTGTCTAGGGCCCTTGTTAAGGTTTCCCTCGCTTCAGTATTGCGACTTGGGGGAACTAGCAGCATTCTAGCCTCCAAACTCAGTAAGAAATGGGCATCACTAGTGAGTTTGGGTGCAGGATGCGCAAGTGCATCCAGGCATGCAATTAGGCGGTCCTCCTGGCGATCGGATCTTTTCCGTTTTGGACGGTGAGTCTGAATGTTTTCGGGATCCACGACAGGTGGTGCAGGCTGTGAGGGTGTTTGGAATGTAGGGGTGGGATCGGGTGGAGGTGGACTTAGTGGCCCCGTAGATGCACAGGCCTCACTGTCCCTGGTgacgtcctcctcttcctcctcctgctgttgtcttttcgaccagctactatcggtgctgtgaacaTGAAAATATACATAAGTATGCGCAAGATATGAAAGTGAATGCATGTCATACCACACCCTCTCCTGCATGTGTATGCCCTGGACTCACCTACGCATTTCAGTGCATGGGATTAGAAAGGCCATTTCCTCCGCATGGACATAGCTGGACCGTGCACTTGGCGAAGCTCCACTCCTCTGTTCCTTCTCTTTGCGCCGATGACGAATGAAGGCATCTTTGAGGCTCTTCCACTTGCTTTTTAGGATGTTTActataatacaaataaaattacatcctttaattgtattttttgctttacacTCATTTTTTACAGCTATTTAGCTACAGGCCAATCGTTGACCAGTCTGCACTACGCCTTCCAGATCGGGAAATCCACAGCCAGTGTGATTGTGAGGGAAACCTGCAGCACCATTTGGCAGGTCcttcatgctgttgtgatgggcCAACCAAACAAGGAGGAGTGGATGAAAATAGCGGATACTTTTCAAAATACCTGCAATTTCCCGAACTGTGTCGGAGCAATTGATggaaaacacatccgtgttctgaagccaatgaggagtggcagtcagttttttaattataaaaaatacttttcgtttgttctttttgcggtatgTGATGCCAACTATTCTTTTCGTTATATCGATGTGGGGTCCTATGGCAGCAGCTCGGACTCTGCTGTTTTTGGCCATTCTGAGTTTGGTCAATTGCTCAGTAGTAATGGCCTTGACCTTCCCggaaacaccacactgcctggcacCAGTTATCCCTCTATGCCTTTTGTTTTTGTGGGTGACGAGGCATTTGGTCTAGGTGAGCACCTTATGAGGCCATACTCCTCCCGTAATTTATGCATTAAGCGGCGTGTTTTTAACTATCGCCTGACCAgagcacgcagggtggtggaatGTGCATTTGGCATCTTAGCCAACAAATGGCGAGTTCTGCACTCTCCCATAAATTTGaaattggagaccgccatctcggTTGTGAAGGCAGCATGTGCTCTTCACAATTTTGTCCGAGAAAGGGATGGCTTCAATTTTGATGATTCGTTGAGCCATTCCATGGAGAGCCAGAATCGCAGAGGTGTGCGTGGGACCACACATGCTGCGGCCATTCGGGACCACTTTGCGGCTTATTTTATGTCGCCACAGGGGGAGTTACCGTGGCAAATGCAAGCCATTTAATGgtatattattttgtattttgcatCTGCTCAAATTGTTTCTGTTACTTGTAATATTCATTTTTCGTTGGTTATTGTAATGGgttaaataaaatatttgaagAGCGAATTAGTGCAATGGCGTGTTTTCCCCGATATCGTGCCCCTTGTAGGAGCCCCAATAGTGGCCGCTAATCCTCGTCCTttaacaagggaaaacaatgtgggcgGAATTAGGGATCCCATTTATGTGCCTAATACTCGTCCATTAaaacaagggaaaacaatgtgggcggaattagggatcccatttatgtgcccaatactggtactatatatacacatacaatcacctatcatgtgccagtgctGCAATAGCCCACAAGCACAATAATGTTTCAAGGTTGACAATATCCATATCAACTTTAAAACCCAAATCCGCACCACTAATGTAGGCCAACATTTGAAGGTAAAATACATTTCCAGATTGGAACAAGTGCAAATTGAGCATACTGGCCGACTACATTGTGCAAGAATGTGGGTGATGGtgaagctgcggccctccagctgaagCAAAACTGCAAAactccatgcatgcttaaacaggctacagcaagtaaaatgcagcacagcatattgggagttggagttggacaacagctggagggccgcaggtcgaGCTGGGCTGGACTATTACATAGAGATTTTACACCAGTGCACACaaggagtttttttattttacactcagAACACACATGTAAATACCTTTGCTTTCTTTCACAGCTTTTGAGAATGTCTTCCACTGTGGCCAAATGCTTGCTCCAATATCCTCCCATGCCTGCTGCCTGCTTCTCCGATTCTTGTACTTGGCATCTTGGAtgtcatacaggcagcgttttgCCTGCACAAGCCTGATCAGTGTCTCACTATCAAAGCCTGCTTCCTCCATCTTGGTCAGGCTAGACACCTGCAGATCTCTAGGGTGTGGCCTTTTAGGACTGTTGCTATGTGCCAAACGCGCCTTCGGCCGCGCGTTTTTCTGGTCAAAAACGCGCAAACGAACATATTTGCGCGTTCCTATGCAATCCTATGGGCGCAAACGCGCAACAAAACGCCTCAAAGTCGCGcaagtacttttttgagcgtagggcgtttttcagcgcgttcaaacgcgctggaaaacgctcaagtgtgaaccagggccatagggaagcattgattttcatgtgttgagcgttttacagcgcgtaggaacgcgctgtaaaacgctcaggtctgaacccagcctaaggcctcctgcacaaaaCCGTATCCATTTTGTCCTCAAAATTTGGATGCAGTCTgggtgcattctgcaattttacACAGgacccactgtaaaaaaaaagccagtttTTGTTGACAAAACAGCTAAAAATAAGACACGTTCTATTGTTTGTTGCTGGAATAATGTGGATcaccaaaa
The sequence above is a segment of the Bufo gargarizans isolate SCDJY-AF-19 chromosome 6, ASM1485885v1, whole genome shotgun sequence genome. Coding sequences within it:
- the LOC122942377 gene encoding protein ALP1-like is translated as MEYSRRRPFAAIVSAILLLRLRRRRESRRRFWVHPVIANRQERGQFWALYETLRAHEDKFWAYTRMSITSFDELLGLLGTHLQRQDTFMRDSIPPAERLIITLRYLATGQSLTSLHYAFQIGKSTASVIVRETCSTIWQVLHAVVMGQPNKEEWMKIADTFQNTCNFPNCVGAIDGKHIRVLKPMRSGSQFFNYKKYFSFVLFAVCDANYSFRYIDVGSYGSSSDSAVFGHSEFGQLLSSNGLDLPGNTTLPGTSYPSMPFVFVGDEAFGLGEHLMRPYSSRNLCIKRRVFNYRLTRARRVVECAFGILANKWRVLHSPINLKLETAISVVKAACALHNFVRERDGFNFDDSLSHSMESQNRRGVRGTTHAAAIRDHFAAYFMSPQGELPWQMQAI